In the Kitasatospora terrestris genome, one interval contains:
- a CDS encoding amino acid ABC transporter permease: MATSQHLLPASAAAPPGAVPADTPIVPRRRLGRAASGLLVALLALAAVASVARNRAFQWDVVAQYFGSEAVLDGLALTLWLTALTVAAGFALGTVLAVMRLSDNPVLRAVSWGYTWLFRSTPPLVQLLFFFNIGALYPTVSLRVPFGGPELLHARTVNLLGPTLTAVIGLTLLEAAFAAEVVRGGVLSVDRGQLEAARSLGLGRVRVLRRIVVPQAMRAIVPAAGNMLIGALKGTSIVSVLAVHDLLYSVQLVYNQTYEIIPLLTVATLWYLAVTAVLAVGQYYLERHFGRGFRTGGAR, translated from the coding sequence ATGGCCACCTCGCAGCACCTCCTGCCCGCCTCCGCCGCCGCCCCACCGGGCGCGGTCCCCGCCGACACCCCGATCGTCCCCCGCCGCCGGCTCGGCCGGGCCGCCTCCGGCCTGCTGGTCGCCCTGCTCGCCCTGGCGGCGGTGGCCTCCGTCGCCCGCAACCGCGCCTTCCAATGGGACGTGGTGGCGCAGTACTTCGGCTCCGAGGCGGTGCTCGACGGGCTGGCGCTGACCCTGTGGCTGACCGCCCTCACGGTGGCCGCCGGCTTCGCCCTCGGCACGGTGCTGGCCGTCATGCGGCTCTCCGACAACCCGGTGCTGCGGGCCGTGAGCTGGGGCTACACCTGGCTGTTCCGCTCCACCCCGCCGCTGGTCCAGCTGCTGTTCTTCTTCAACATCGGCGCGCTCTACCCGACCGTCAGCCTGCGCGTGCCGTTCGGCGGACCCGAGCTGCTGCACGCGCGGACGGTGAACCTGCTCGGCCCGACCCTCACCGCGGTCATCGGCCTCACCCTGCTGGAGGCCGCGTTCGCCGCCGAGGTGGTGCGCGGCGGCGTCCTGTCGGTCGACCGCGGCCAGTTGGAGGCCGCCCGCTCGCTCGGGCTCGGCCGCGTCCGGGTGCTGCGGCGGATCGTCGTCCCGCAGGCGATGCGCGCGATCGTCCCCGCCGCCGGCAACATGCTGATCGGCGCCCTCAAGGGCACCAGCATCGTCAGCGTGCTGGCCGTCCACGACCTGCTCTACTCGGTGCAGCTGGTCTACAACCAGACGTACGAGATCATCCCGCTGCTGACGGTGGCCACGCTCTGGTACCTCGCGGTCACCGCCGTGCTCGCGGTCGGCCAGTACTACCTGGAGCGGCACTTCGGCCGCGGCTTCCGGACCGGCGGTGCGCGATGA
- a CDS encoding ABC transporter substrate-binding protein translates to MTATHPRRNTPVRRAPLAAVATVLLAAGCGSTAPAPAGPPGPGEDVVAAERKVDAVAALLPEAVRAAGVVKVGASVGAPPSSYYPDPAKKEAAGVDIDITDAVAKVLGITVERQEASFESILPALGSGKYDVGTGNFGVTTARLKTIDFVTYIDDGQGFAVRKDDTSLKPVTDLLQLCGLTIGTGAGTTFESTLNARKDVCAAAGRKPYEVKVFSDSAAVLTSLQQGRVDTVMSTINGLRYQESRPAANTRFLGEFHRLDVGFAFAKGSPLTPAFQAAVNQLIKDGSYERILRKWGIADSAIKESLISPPEHP, encoded by the coding sequence ATGACCGCGACGCACCCCAGGAGGAACACCCCCGTGAGACGCGCACCCCTGGCCGCCGTGGCGACCGTCCTGCTGGCCGCCGGCTGCGGCTCCACCGCCCCGGCCCCGGCCGGCCCGCCCGGCCCAGGCGAGGACGTGGTCGCGGCGGAGCGGAAGGTGGACGCGGTGGCCGCGCTGCTGCCCGAGGCCGTCCGTGCGGCGGGCGTGGTGAAGGTCGGCGCCTCGGTCGGCGCCCCGCCGTCCTCGTACTACCCGGACCCGGCGAAGAAGGAGGCGGCGGGCGTCGACATCGACATCACCGACGCCGTCGCCAAGGTCCTGGGCATCACCGTGGAGCGGCAGGAGGCGTCCTTCGAGTCGATCCTGCCCGCGCTCGGCAGCGGCAAGTACGACGTGGGCACCGGCAACTTCGGCGTCACCACGGCACGGCTGAAGACCATCGACTTCGTCACCTACATCGACGACGGCCAGGGCTTCGCGGTCCGCAAGGACGACACCTCGCTGAAGCCGGTCACCGACCTGCTCCAGCTGTGCGGGCTGACCATCGGCACCGGCGCCGGGACGACCTTCGAGTCCACGCTGAACGCCCGCAAGGACGTCTGCGCCGCCGCCGGCCGCAAGCCGTACGAGGTGAAGGTGTTCTCCGACAGCGCCGCCGTCCTGACCAGCCTGCAGCAGGGCCGGGTGGACACCGTGATGTCCACCATCAACGGCCTGCGGTACCAGGAGAGCCGGCCCGCGGCCAACACCCGCTTCCTCGGCGAGTTCCACCGGCTCGACGTCGGCTTCGCCTTCGCCAAGGGCTCGCCGCTCACCCCGGCCTTCCAGGCGGCCGTCAACCAGCTGATCAAGGACGGCAGTTACGAGCGCATCCTGCGCAAGTGGGGCATCGCCGACTCCGCGATCAAGGAGTCCCTGATCAGCCCGCCGGAGCACCCGTGA
- a CDS encoding protein kinase domain-containing protein, translated as MAGSIAGRRAWSDDTWSYLNDPRMPAVDHGWKLHVSARPGDLDRVTELVLPVLLRHVCHAKWAVGPETLRTLNSGASGAGAVGKAVTVYPAPGTVTAIADELVAALRGCEGPRIVSDRRIDPGAPVYYRYGPFTGDYRTGRGGRLESVMTGPDGRAFDGLATAAYRCPPWARDPFAERDPDTGRSAAPTSGPTGGHHRVTGGRYRVTGGIARKPQGNLYRAVDLTDGRPVVIKQARAFVAEDASGSDARDRLRHERAVLTALDGVPGVPRVLDWFRHDADTDADAYLVMTDCGDRDLRREVQERGPFRNDDSGSARTLPALARGLLRLLDDIHARGVVVRDLKPDNVVLDAEGRCHLVDFGIGALGGTAPDGATPGYSEPVRRPDGPAGPADDHYALGATLHFAATGLDPVVVGTDTTLQRDRTLECLAWALPGEKDWQLRSLIDDLMSLDPAVRSAGAARLRSGAPAAAPVRSRVSRPPLPDDALLAEIAEHTLAYCVEEARRIIDPASSARAGAPTAVDVYGGTSGTGLELLHHTGQSGVRETVDALARWTAGQRRNLSPGFWSGRTGVELFLTAAAPAPHPGGNLPDGRRREADLAKGPGRYRGARPEENRPSGAPPGGGHPAQPERGPDGGLRQGPRPGENAPADHLPRAGGGPALPERGPGGGPPEADLIEGVAGIGVGRLLLARHARAAGDDALAARHLDVAAACERMLATGGARLTPAGATTTGSAALAEGMAHGRAGVAYFLLEYAAATGDPAAVRRAREACAQLAGVTPRVLAAAARPEATRRYGSWCRGLAGIGTVLVRAADRLEEPRYLELARDTARACAGVAPRMPLVTQCCGLAGVGELMVDVATATDDEEFWEAARTVAALALSRSGGTRARPVLPDADLVRASAGWAGGSAGVLAFFRRLRDRGGPRLGLLDPVG; from the coding sequence GTGGCGGGGTCCATCGCCGGCCGCCGCGCCTGGTCCGACGACACCTGGTCGTACCTGAACGATCCGCGGATGCCGGCGGTGGACCACGGCTGGAAACTGCACGTCTCGGCCCGCCCCGGCGACCTCGACCGGGTGACGGAGCTCGTCCTGCCGGTGCTGCTCCGGCACGTCTGCCACGCCAAGTGGGCCGTCGGCCCGGAGACCCTGCGGACGCTCAACTCCGGTGCGTCCGGCGCGGGCGCCGTCGGCAAGGCGGTCACGGTCTACCCCGCGCCGGGGACCGTCACGGCGATCGCCGACGAGCTGGTGGCGGCGCTGCGCGGCTGCGAGGGACCGCGGATCGTCAGCGACCGGCGGATCGACCCCGGAGCGCCGGTCTACTACCGGTACGGACCCTTCACCGGCGACTACCGGACCGGCCGCGGCGGCCGGCTGGAATCGGTGATGACCGGCCCCGACGGCCGGGCCTTCGACGGCCTCGCCACCGCCGCGTACCGGTGCCCGCCCTGGGCCCGCGACCCCTTCGCGGAACGGGATCCGGACACCGGACGGTCCGCGGCGCCCACGTCCGGGCCGACCGGCGGGCATCACCGCGTCACCGGCGGGCGCTACCGCGTCACCGGCGGCATCGCCCGCAAGCCGCAGGGCAACCTCTACCGCGCCGTGGACCTGACCGACGGCCGACCGGTCGTGATCAAGCAGGCCAGGGCCTTCGTCGCCGAGGACGCGTCCGGCTCGGACGCCCGCGACCGGCTGCGCCACGAGCGGGCGGTCCTGACCGCACTCGACGGCGTCCCCGGCGTTCCGCGCGTGCTCGACTGGTTCCGGCACGACGCGGACACGGACGCGGACGCGTACCTGGTGATGACCGACTGCGGCGACCGGGACCTGCGCCGGGAGGTCCAGGAGCGCGGGCCGTTCCGCAACGACGACAGCGGTTCGGCCCGGACGCTCCCCGCACTGGCGCGGGGGCTCCTGCGACTGCTCGACGACATCCACGCGCGGGGCGTGGTGGTCCGCGACCTGAAACCGGACAACGTGGTCCTCGACGCCGAAGGCCGCTGCCACCTCGTCGATTTCGGGATCGGCGCGCTCGGCGGCACCGCCCCGGACGGCGCCACCCCCGGCTACAGCGAGCCGGTCCGGCGGCCGGACGGACCGGCCGGGCCCGCGGACGACCACTACGCGCTCGGCGCCACCCTGCACTTCGCCGCGACCGGACTCGACCCGGTGGTCGTGGGCACCGACACCACGCTCCAGCGGGACCGCACCCTCGAATGCCTGGCCTGGGCCCTCCCCGGCGAGAAGGATTGGCAACTCCGCTCCCTGATCGATGACTTGATGAGCCTCGATCCGGCGGTGCGCAGCGCCGGCGCCGCCCGGCTGCGCTCCGGCGCCCCCGCGGCGGCACCGGTCCGGTCACGGGTGTCCCGGCCACCGCTGCCGGACGACGCGCTGCTCGCCGAGATCGCCGAGCACACCCTCGCGTACTGTGTCGAGGAGGCCCGGCGGATCATCGACCCGGCGAGCTCCGCCCGCGCCGGCGCCCCGACCGCGGTGGACGTCTACGGCGGCACGTCCGGCACCGGGCTGGAACTCCTGCACCACACCGGGCAGTCCGGGGTGCGCGAGACCGTCGACGCCCTGGCCCGGTGGACCGCCGGGCAGCGGCGCAACCTGTCGCCCGGCTTCTGGTCGGGCCGCACCGGCGTCGAACTGTTCCTCACGGCGGCAGCCCCTGCGCCCCACCCCGGCGGCAACCTGCCGGACGGCCGACGCCGCGAGGCGGACCTGGCCAAAGGCCCCGGCCGGTACCGAGGCGCCCGGCCCGAAGAGAACAGGCCCTCCGGCGCCCCGCCCGGGGGCGGCCACCCCGCACAGCCGGAACGGGGACCCGACGGCGGGCTGCGGCAAGGCCCCCGTCCCGGGGAGAACGCGCCCGCCGACCACCTGCCCCGGGCCGGCGGCGGCCCCGCACTGCCCGAGCGGGGGCCGGGCGGCGGGCCGCCGGAGGCGGACCTGATCGAGGGCGTCGCCGGGATCGGCGTCGGCCGGCTGCTGCTCGCCCGGCACGCCCGCGCGGCCGGTGACGACGCGCTCGCCGCCCGGCACCTGGACGTGGCCGCCGCGTGCGAGCGGATGCTGGCGACCGGCGGGGCCCGGCTGACCCCGGCCGGTGCCACGACCACCGGCAGCGCCGCACTGGCCGAGGGCATGGCCCACGGCCGGGCGGGAGTCGCCTACTTCCTGCTCGAGTACGCGGCCGCCACCGGCGACCCGGCGGCCGTCCGGCGGGCCCGGGAGGCGTGCGCGCAGCTGGCCGGGGTGACGCCGCGCGTCCTCGCTGCCGCCGCCCGGCCCGAAGCGACGCGCCGCTACGGCTCGTGGTGCCGCGGCCTGGCCGGGATCGGGACGGTCCTGGTCCGGGCGGCCGACCGGCTGGAGGAGCCCCGGTACCTGGAGCTCGCCCGGGACACCGCCCGCGCCTGCGCGGGCGTCGCACCGCGGATGCCGCTGGTGACCCAGTGCTGCGGGCTGGCTGGCGTCGGCGAGCTGATGGTGGACGTCGCGACGGCCACCGACGACGAGGAGTTCTGGGAAGCGGCCCGGACGGTCGCCGCCCTCGCCCTGAGCCGCAGCGGCGGTACCCGGGCCCGTCCCGTCCTCCCGGACGCGGACCTCGTCCGGGCGAGCGCCGGCTGGGCGGGCGGCTCGGCCGGGGTCCTCGCCTTCTTCCGGCGGCTGCGCGACCGGGGCGGCCCGCGCCTGGGTCTGCTCGACCCGGTCGGGTGA
- a CDS encoding SflA family class IV lanthipeptide, protein MPAALLEPPFLIDDEALAFEDDDRTDRECTACLADPWVTATTRFACENNS, encoded by the coding sequence ATGCCCGCAGCCCTGCTCGAACCGCCGTTTCTGATCGACGACGAGGCCCTCGCGTTCGAGGACGACGACCGCACCGACCGCGAGTGCACGGCGTGCCTCGCCGACCCCTGGGTGACCGCCACCACGCGGTTCGCCTGCGAGAACAACTCCTAG
- a CDS encoding LLM class flavin-dependent oxidoreductase: MPVEFLGIAATGDGSETTARTTASFDRDYTLRLGRAHEDNGWDRVLFAYGAGSPDPAPAAAFLAAKLDRLQILLAHRPNVSYPTFAAKTFATLDRISDGRLTVHFITGGNDHEQQREGDFLTKDQRYDRTGEYIRIVKRAWTSTEPFDHEGEHYRFRDFVSDVFPVQQPRPGISFGGSSPAAYAVGGAEADVYCLWGEPLARTAEQIEAVKTAAAAAGRTDVPRIQVAFRPIIAPTEELAWEKAHRTVAAIHARRAGGGGPLRRGGPGSDGAFRPENTGSQRLLEIAAAGERYDRALWTPTAAATGGAGNSNALVGTPETVAQALLDYYDLGVDILSARGYHLLDDAIDFGRYVIPIVREEVAKRDAEKAARAERDRHQPIAVQA, from the coding sequence ATGCCCGTCGAGTTCCTCGGGATCGCCGCCACCGGCGACGGTTCGGAGACCACCGCCCGCACCACGGCCTCCTTCGACCGCGACTACACCCTGCGGCTGGGCCGCGCCCACGAGGACAACGGCTGGGACCGGGTGCTGTTCGCCTACGGCGCCGGCTCGCCCGACCCGGCCCCGGCCGCGGCCTTCCTCGCCGCCAAGCTGGACCGGCTGCAGATCCTGCTCGCCCACCGCCCGAACGTCTCGTACCCCACCTTCGCCGCCAAGACCTTCGCCACCCTCGACCGGATCAGCGACGGCCGGCTGACCGTGCACTTCATCACCGGCGGCAACGACCACGAACAGCAGCGCGAGGGCGACTTCCTGACCAAGGACCAGCGCTACGACCGGACCGGCGAGTACATCCGGATCGTCAAGCGGGCCTGGACCAGCACCGAGCCCTTCGACCACGAGGGCGAGCACTACCGCTTCCGCGACTTCGTCTCGGACGTCTTCCCGGTGCAGCAGCCGCGGCCCGGCATCTCCTTCGGCGGCTCCTCGCCCGCGGCGTACGCGGTGGGCGGCGCCGAGGCCGACGTCTACTGCCTGTGGGGCGAGCCGCTGGCCCGGACGGCCGAGCAGATCGAGGCGGTGAAGACGGCCGCAGCGGCGGCCGGCCGCACCGACGTGCCGCGGATCCAGGTGGCGTTCCGGCCGATCATCGCGCCGACCGAGGAGCTGGCCTGGGAGAAGGCGCACCGCACCGTGGCAGCCATCCACGCCCGCCGGGCGGGTGGCGGCGGCCCGCTCCGGCGGGGCGGGCCGGGCTCGGACGGCGCCTTCCGCCCGGAGAACACCGGCTCGCAGCGGCTGCTGGAGATCGCGGCGGCCGGCGAGCGCTACGACCGCGCGCTGTGGACGCCGACCGCCGCCGCCACCGGCGGGGCCGGCAACTCCAACGCCCTGGTGGGCACGCCCGAGACGGTCGCCCAGGCGCTGCTGGACTACTACGACCTGGGCGTCGACATCCTCTCCGCGCGCGGCTACCACCTGCTGGACGACGCGATCGACTTCGGCCGGTACGTCATCCCGATCGTCCGCGAGGAGGTCGCCAAGCGCGACGCCGAGAAGGCCGCCCGCGCCGAGCGCGACCGCCACCAGCCGATCGCCGTGCAGGCATGA
- a CDS encoding LLM class flavin-dependent oxidoreductase, giving the protein MSQPTSPRPLRRLGFLTIGLFDPADPGRGHESTLRLIELGEQLGFDSAWVRHRHLQYGISSPVAVLAAATQRTSRIRLGTAVIPLGWENPLRLAEDLATVDLLSGGRLQPGISVGRPHHYDRIAPALHPDTAGAEEFGHRRAERLLSFLRGEPATDFSGVEGIEVYSDRVQPVAPGLAERVWYGAGSLGSARWAGGQGLNLLTSNVVRAEESEDFAEIQRSQILAFRAEHPEGAKARVSQGLVVIPTDGATAAQRAKYVEYVRGRTSRTTAPQGPGRIMYAEDLVGTSAEIAERLSGHAAYREVEEVAFALPFSFGHEDYVQILTDIATGLAPALGWRPIG; this is encoded by the coding sequence ATGTCCCAGCCCACCTCCCCGCGGCCGTTGCGCCGTCTCGGGTTCCTGACCATCGGACTGTTCGACCCGGCCGACCCGGGCCGGGGCCACGAGTCGACGCTGCGGCTGATCGAACTCGGCGAGCAGCTCGGCTTCGACAGCGCCTGGGTGCGCCACCGCCACCTGCAGTACGGGATCTCCTCACCGGTCGCCGTGCTGGCGGCCGCCACCCAGCGCACCAGCCGGATCCGGCTGGGCACCGCGGTCATCCCGCTCGGCTGGGAGAACCCGCTGCGGCTGGCCGAGGACCTGGCGACCGTCGACCTGCTCTCCGGCGGCCGCCTCCAGCCCGGCATCAGCGTCGGCCGGCCCCACCACTACGACCGGATCGCGCCGGCGCTCCACCCGGACACCGCCGGGGCCGAGGAGTTCGGCCACCGCCGGGCGGAGCGGCTGCTGTCCTTCCTCCGCGGCGAGCCGGCCACCGACTTCAGCGGCGTCGAGGGCATCGAGGTCTACTCCGACCGGGTGCAGCCCGTCGCCCCCGGCCTGGCCGAGCGGGTCTGGTACGGCGCCGGCAGCCTCGGCTCGGCCCGCTGGGCGGGCGGGCAGGGACTCAACCTGCTCACCAGCAACGTGGTCCGGGCCGAGGAGTCGGAGGACTTCGCCGAGATCCAGCGCTCGCAGATCCTCGCCTTCCGGGCCGAGCACCCCGAGGGCGCCAAGGCCCGGGTCTCGCAGGGGCTGGTGGTCATCCCGACCGACGGCGCCACGGCGGCGCAGCGCGCCAAGTACGTGGAGTACGTCCGCGGCCGGACCTCGCGCACCACCGCCCCGCAGGGCCCGGGTCGGATCATGTACGCCGAGGACCTGGTCGGGACGTCCGCCGAGATCGCCGAACGGCTGTCCGGGCACGCCGCGTACCGCGAGGTCGAGGAGGTGGCCTTCGCCCTGCCGTTCAGCTTCGGCCACGAGGACTACGTGCAGATCCTCACCGACATCGCCACCGGGCTGGCCCCCGCTCTGGGGTGGCGACCGATCGGCTGA
- a CDS encoding amino acid ABC transporter ATP-binding protein, with the protein MVDVRGVHKSFGRLDVLRGVDLQVAAGSVTVILGPSGSGKSTLLRAVNHLEKPDRGHVAIDGEPIGYRYTGGKLRERPEREVLRRRTGIGFVFQNFHLFPHLTVLENIVEAPVHVLKRPRAKARSSALELLARVGLAEHADAYPGRLSGGQQQRVAIARALALEPKVLLLDEPTSALDPELVGEVLDVIRDLARTGTTMIVVTHEIGFAREVADTVVFMDGGVVVEQGPPAEILDRPRHERTRAFLSKVL; encoded by the coding sequence ATGGTCGACGTCCGGGGCGTGCACAAGAGCTTCGGGCGGCTGGACGTGCTGCGCGGGGTGGACCTCCAGGTCGCGGCCGGTTCGGTCACCGTGATCCTCGGCCCGTCCGGCTCGGGCAAGTCCACCCTGTTGCGGGCGGTCAACCACCTGGAGAAGCCCGACCGGGGACACGTCGCCATCGACGGCGAACCGATCGGCTACCGCTACACCGGCGGGAAGCTGCGCGAGCGGCCCGAGCGCGAGGTGCTGCGCCGGCGCACCGGCATCGGCTTCGTGTTCCAGAACTTCCACCTCTTCCCGCACCTCACGGTCCTGGAGAACATCGTCGAGGCGCCGGTCCACGTACTCAAACGCCCCCGGGCGAAGGCCCGTTCGTCGGCCTTGGAACTGCTCGCCCGGGTCGGCCTCGCCGAGCACGCGGACGCCTACCCCGGCCGGTTGTCCGGCGGCCAGCAGCAGCGGGTGGCGATCGCCCGTGCGCTGGCGCTCGAACCCAAGGTGCTGCTGCTCGACGAGCCGACCTCCGCCCTCGACCCCGAACTGGTCGGCGAGGTCCTGGACGTGATCCGGGACCTCGCCCGCACCGGCACCACCATGATCGTCGTCACCCACGAGATCGGGTTCGCCCGCGAGGTCGCGGACACCGTGGTCTTCATGGACGGCGGCGTGGTCGTCGAACAGGGCCCGCCCGCCGAGATCCTGGACCGACCCCGGCACGAACGCACCCGGGCCTTCCTGTCCAAGGTCCTCTGA
- a CDS encoding FAD/NAD(P)-binding protein: MTTLVIVGAGPRATGLLERIVANAAELLPPERPLHVHLVDPHPPGPGRIWRHEQSPLLRMNSMAEDVTMFTDASSTVEGPVRPGPSLAEWAAAQHEFEPYREQDDPAVAAELRALAPTDFPTRRAQSAYLDWVFRRVLAQRPGHLTVTVHRATALELTGPPDGPQEVRLTNTTLRADHVVLTLGHLGSAPAAEHEALADFAHRHGRCYLPPAFTSDTDLSAVAPGEHVLVRGLGLAFVDLVALLTEGRGGRYERTPTGPVYRPSGREPVLHVGSRRGVPYHSKTGYRLQGPPAPLPRYFDAAAVDALPGGDGPLELRRDLWPLMAKEIGFGHYHELFHAHPGRTALPWPDFLAAYDRLDWYSPALTELVAAAVPDPADRLDLEALDRPLGGRTFDTSEQLQRHLRDHLAHDADRRADPAHSADLGAFLALLSLYGQLPRIAAGGRLTARSTAEELDGWWSGFFNSVASGPPGFRLRQLHALSEAGVVRFLGADLRVTTDETTGTFHATSPTVPGHHVTATALVDGHLPRPTVTRTDDPLLRGLHRAGEITERTLTDATGTYRSGLIAVSPTDGRILDPTLGGAPHPRRRALGPHTDARAQAAFARPRTDAPAFRQNDAAARAILRSIAPAPVPPPARQRRPAPVPTG; the protein is encoded by the coding sequence ATGACCACCCTGGTGATCGTCGGCGCGGGGCCGCGCGCCACCGGGCTGCTGGAGCGGATCGTCGCCAACGCGGCCGAACTCCTGCCGCCCGAACGCCCGTTGCACGTCCACCTGGTCGACCCGCATCCGCCGGGCCCGGGCCGGATCTGGCGGCACGAGCAGTCCCCGCTGCTGCGGATGAACTCGATGGCCGAGGACGTCACCATGTTCACCGACGCCTCCTCGACCGTCGAGGGGCCGGTCCGCCCCGGCCCCTCGCTCGCCGAATGGGCCGCCGCCCAGCACGAGTTCGAGCCCTACCGGGAGCAGGACGACCCCGCGGTCGCCGCCGAACTGCGCGCCCTCGCCCCCACCGACTTCCCCACCCGGCGCGCCCAGAGCGCCTACCTGGACTGGGTGTTCCGCCGGGTGCTCGCCCAGCGTCCCGGGCACCTCACCGTCACCGTCCACCGGGCCACCGCCCTGGAGCTGACCGGACCGCCCGACGGACCCCAGGAGGTCCGGCTCACCAACACCACCCTGCGCGCCGACCACGTCGTCCTCACCCTCGGCCACCTGGGCTCCGCCCCCGCCGCCGAACACGAGGCGCTCGCCGACTTCGCCCACCGGCACGGCCGCTGCTACCTCCCTCCCGCCTTCACCTCAGACACCGACCTCAGCGCCGTCGCCCCCGGCGAGCACGTCCTCGTCCGCGGCCTCGGCCTCGCCTTCGTCGACCTGGTCGCCCTGCTCACCGAAGGCCGCGGCGGACGGTACGAACGCACCCCCACCGGCCCCGTCTACCGGCCCTCCGGCCGCGAACCCGTCCTCCACGTCGGCTCGCGCCGCGGCGTCCCCTACCACTCCAAGACCGGCTACCGCCTGCAAGGGCCGCCGGCGCCGCTCCCCCGCTACTTCGACGCCGCCGCCGTCGACGCCCTGCCCGGCGGCGACGGGCCGCTCGAACTGCGGCGCGACCTCTGGCCGTTGATGGCCAAGGAGATCGGCTTCGGCCACTACCACGAGCTGTTCCACGCCCACCCGGGGCGGACCGCCCTGCCCTGGCCGGACTTCCTCGCCGCGTACGACCGCCTCGACTGGTACTCCCCCGCCCTCACCGAGCTCGTCGCCGCCGCCGTCCCCGACCCCGCCGACCGGCTCGACCTGGAAGCCCTCGACCGCCCGCTCGGCGGCCGCACCTTCGACACCTCCGAGCAGCTCCAACGGCACCTGCGCGACCACCTCGCCCACGACGCGGACCGGCGCGCCGACCCGGCCCACAGCGCCGACCTCGGCGCCTTCCTCGCCCTGCTCTCGCTCTACGGCCAACTCCCCCGGATCGCCGCCGGCGGCCGGCTCACCGCCCGCTCCACCGCCGAGGAACTCGACGGCTGGTGGTCGGGGTTCTTCAACTCCGTCGCCTCCGGGCCGCCCGGCTTCCGCCTGCGGCAGCTGCACGCGCTCTCCGAGGCCGGCGTGGTCCGCTTCCTCGGCGCCGACCTGCGCGTCACCACCGACGAGACCACCGGCACCTTCCACGCCACCAGCCCCACCGTGCCCGGCCACCACGTCACCGCCACCGCACTCGTCGACGGCCACCTGCCCCGGCCGACCGTGACCCGCACCGACGACCCCCTGCTGCGCGGCCTCCACCGCGCCGGCGAGATCACCGAACGCACCCTCACCGACGCCACCGGGACGTACCGCTCCGGCCTGATCGCCGTCTCCCCGACCGACGGCCGGATCCTCGACCCCACCCTCGGCGGCGCCCCGCACCCCCGCCGCCGCGCCCTCGGCCCGCACACCGACGCCCGCGCGCAAGCCGCCTTCGCCCGCCCCCGCACCGACGCCCCGGCCTTCCGCCAGAACGATGCCGCGGCCCGGGCGATCCTGCGGAGCATCGCCCCGGCGCCCGTCCCGCCGCCGGCGCGACAGCGCCGACCGGCTCCGGTCCCGACCGGCTGA
- a CDS encoding putative leader peptide, with amino-acid sequence MLTSRRHIDLQRVCSSMAEA; translated from the coding sequence ATGCTGACCAGCCGTCGCCACATCGACCTGCAGCGGGTGTGCAGCAGCATGGCAGAGGCGTGA
- a CDS encoding MBL fold metallo-hydrolase: MSSGGPERAAVTEPGGRMTIHHLDCATMCPFGGRALLGSGGALVGRLVGHCLLIESGDGLILVDTGFGTGDVADPARLGAPFRAAVRPRLDLAGTALHQVRALGHRPEDVRHIVLTHLDLDHAGGLGDFPQAQVHVLAEELAAARNPANRNERDRYRAAQWAHGPRWVEHKAGGESWHGFEAARPLPGVTPEILLVPLIGHTRGHCGVAVRREDGGWLLHGGDAWFSRGDVDPAARRPPALVAFQRLMAADNRARLHNLERLRDLQRTADPGLDLICAHDPADLARLAAPRSG; this comes from the coding sequence ATGTCGAGCGGTGGTCCCGAACGGGCCGCCGTCACCGAGCCGGGAGGCCGCATGACCATCCACCACCTGGACTGCGCCACCATGTGCCCGTTCGGTGGGCGGGCCCTGCTCGGCAGCGGCGGCGCCCTGGTCGGGCGGCTGGTCGGCCACTGCCTGCTGATCGAGAGCGGCGACGGACTGATCCTGGTCGACACCGGCTTCGGGACGGGCGACGTCGCCGACCCCGCGCGGCTCGGGGCGCCGTTCCGGGCCGCCGTCCGGCCCCGGCTGGACCTCGCCGGGACCGCCCTGCACCAGGTCCGGGCGCTCGGTCACCGGCCGGAGGACGTCCGGCACATCGTGCTCACCCACCTCGACCTGGACCACGCCGGCGGCCTCGGTGACTTCCCGCAGGCCCAGGTGCACGTCCTCGCCGAGGAGTTGGCCGCCGCACGGAACCCGGCGAACCGGAACGAGCGCGACCGCTACCGCGCCGCGCAGTGGGCGCACGGGCCGCGCTGGGTCGAGCACAAGGCCGGAGGCGAGAGCTGGCACGGCTTCGAGGCGGCCCGGCCGCTGCCCGGCGTCACCCCGGAGATCCTGCTGGTGCCGCTGATCGGCCACACCCGCGGGCACTGCGGCGTCGCCGTCCGGCGCGAGGACGGCGGCTGGCTGCTGCACGGCGGCGACGCCTGGTTCTCCCGCGGAGACGTCGACCCCGCGGCGCGGCGGCCCCCGGCGCTGGTCGCCTTCCAGCGGCTCATGGCGGCCGACAACCGGGCCCGCCTGCACAACCTGGAGCGCCTGCGCGACCTCCAGCGCACCGCGGACCCGGGTCTCGACCTCATCTGCGCCCACGACCCCGCCGACCTCGCCCGCCTCGCGGCCCCGCGCAGCGGCTGA